One region of Atribacterota bacterium genomic DNA includes:
- the sat gene encoding sulfate adenylyltransferase: MNFTGHGNKPIKELILESNTAKKIVKKLKHIPISQRVARECIDLAYGFFSPLEGFMNSNTLNSVCQKMKLIDGTLWPIPILLDMDRDTINKNNLKIGDQIILSFQNQPLALLDIEEIYQYDKQKIAQAVLGTTEEKHPGVKMFDEWSDYYLAGPIKLVNEPIFQPPFDRFWYTPLQLRKIFQEKDWERIVAHQTRNVPHTGHEWLMKGAWFSTNANLAVERLKTGILVSCIIGPKRMGDYIDEAILLGQQQLNDSNYFNQEIHMVSFVLWDMRYAGPKEALLHAIIRSNLGCTHHMFGRDHAGVGSYYDPYDAHRIFDKIPEGSLNIKPIRVLEWWYCPICQEVTYSGLCGHTRERQNFSGTMIRSIIQDKVQPTNLLMRPEVFQVMLESAEKYGFGSPFCNEKYLKQRQPVFRLFSINS; the protein is encoded by the coding sequence ATGAATTTTACCGGACATGGCAACAAGCCTATTAAGGAGTTAATACTAGAATCTAATACTGCAAAAAAAATAGTAAAGAAGTTAAAACATATTCCAATTTCACAAAGAGTAGCCAGGGAGTGCATTGATTTAGCTTATGGATTCTTTTCTCCATTAGAAGGTTTTATGAATTCTAACACTCTAAACAGTGTCTGCCAGAAAATGAAGTTAATAGATGGAACTCTCTGGCCGATACCGATTTTATTGGATATGGATAGAGATACTATCAATAAAAATAACTTAAAAATAGGAGACCAGATTATTTTAAGTTTTCAAAACCAGCCTTTGGCTTTGTTAGATATTGAAGAGATCTATCAATACGATAAGCAAAAAATTGCCCAAGCAGTATTAGGTACAACCGAAGAGAAACACCCGGGTGTGAAGATGTTTGATGAATGGAGTGACTATTATCTTGCTGGTCCGATTAAATTAGTTAATGAGCCAATATTTCAACCACCTTTTGATCGGTTTTGGTATACTCCTCTTCAATTACGTAAAATCTTTCAAGAGAAGGACTGGGAACGTATTGTTGCTCATCAAACACGGAATGTTCCCCATACCGGTCATGAGTGGCTAATGAAAGGAGCCTGGTTTTCAACAAATGCTAATCTTGCTGTTGAAAGACTAAAAACCGGCATTTTGGTTAGTTGTATCATTGGACCTAAACGCATGGGTGATTATATTGATGAGGCAATTCTTTTAGGTCAGCAGCAATTGAATGATTCAAATTATTTTAATCAAGAAATACATATGGTCTCCTTTGTCTTATGGGATATGCGTTATGCCGGACCCAAAGAGGCATTATTGCATGCTATTATCAGATCTAATTTAGGATGTACTCACCATATGTTTGGGAGAGACCATGCTGGTGTAGGTTCCTATTATGATCCTTACGATGCACACCGCATCTTTGATAAGATACCCGAGGGAAGTTTAAATATCAAACCCATACGCGTACTGGAGTGGTGGTATTGTCCTATTTGCCAGGAAGTGACTTATTCAGGACTCTGTGGACATACCAGAGAACGACAGAATTTTAGTGGGACAATGATTCGTAGCATTATTCAAGATAAGGTTCAACCTACTAATTTATTGATGAGACCAGAAGTATTTCAAGTAATGTTGGAATCTGCTGAGAAATACGGATTTGGTTCCCCCTTCTGTAACGAGAAATATCTAAAGCAGCGCCAACCCGTCTTCAGACTATTTTCCATAAATTCATAA
- a CDS encoding SLC13 family permease: MKEKNINIFKKGISIDSNLFWLITGFLVFIFIAFVIPTPESLIEVVHEYGFSDNMIKTGVADSVTQAAWKAKLILGIIPMATIFFCTEAIPIGLVGILMPFLAYFFYLLPKAEIGKTFCGDAPLFLLGVLALGVVVTEVGLHKRLASWILGWVKGFIFPLFIIAISMSLLGAFVSAHAIAAFMTPIMVAIYVGALKGAKDKGSQIEEDPNLAKLLLFTLCFSLNVGGVGSPAAGGRNAIMMGFFDNYNVSMSFTQWMAYGMPLVPILAIAVVLYLLFVFRKTSIKDLTPGFEDIKKENIQMGSMKISELLILLMMFVILFLWITKSDTLGLGGPALLALMIPVIFRIVDWKKILSNISWNAWFMYCGALTMGALLQNSGAALWLARFFLNSVQSLGINGELPLLVGASFFSGVMTNFMSDAATTSLLGPITVPMGLHSGGA, translated from the coding sequence ATGAAAGAAAAAAATATCAATATTTTTAAAAAAGGTATTTCAATAGATAGTAATCTGTTTTGGTTAATTACTGGATTCTTAGTTTTTATATTTATTGCTTTTGTAATTCCTACACCAGAGAGTTTAATAGAAGTTGTTCACGAATATGGCTTTAGTGACAATATGATTAAAACAGGTGTTGCTGATAGCGTCACTCAAGCTGCCTGGAAGGCAAAATTAATTCTGGGAATTATTCCTATGGCTACCATCTTTTTTTGTACCGAAGCTATACCAATCGGATTAGTCGGCATTTTGATGCCCTTTCTTGCTTATTTCTTTTACCTACTTCCTAAAGCCGAGATAGGTAAAACCTTCTGTGGGGATGCTCCTCTCTTTCTTTTAGGCGTATTGGCTTTAGGTGTAGTGGTCACTGAAGTTGGTTTGCATAAACGTTTAGCCAGTTGGATTTTAGGGTGGGTAAAAGGATTTATTTTTCCTCTTTTTATTATAGCTATTTCTATGTCCCTCTTAGGTGCATTTGTGTCTGCTCATGCTATAGCTGCTTTTATGACTCCTATTATGGTGGCAATATATGTAGGTGCTTTAAAAGGAGCAAAGGATAAAGGTAGCCAGATAGAAGAAGATCCCAATTTGGCTAAGCTGCTCCTTTTTACCCTTTGTTTCAGCTTAAATGTTGGTGGAGTAGGTTCACCGGCGGCTGGAGGACGAAATGCAATTATGATGGGATTTTTTGATAATTACAATGTTTCCATGAGTTTCACTCAATGGATGGCTTATGGCATGCCTCTAGTTCCAATACTAGCTATAGCAGTGGTTCTTTATTTACTTTTCGTCTTTCGTAAAACAAGTATAAAAGATTTAACCCCAGGATTTGAAGATATAAAAAAAGAAAATATACAAATGGGATCGATGAAGATAAGTGAACTATTAATACTATTAATGATGTTTGTTATTCTCTTTTTATGGATAACCAAAAGCGATACCCTTGGATTAGGCGGCCCGGCACTACTTGCCCTAATGATTCCTGTCATTTTTAGAATTGTGGATTGGAAAAAAATCTTATCCAACATTTCCTGGAACGCCTGGTTTATGTATTGTGGTGCTTTGACCATGGGAGCATTATTACAAAATAGTGGAGCCGCACTTTGGTTAGCAAGATTCTTTTTAAACAGTGTCCAGTCCTTAGGAATCAATGGGGAATTGCCTTTGCTAGTTGGAGCAAGCTTTTTTTCAGGAGTCATGACTAATTTTATGAGTGATGCTGCCACAACTTCTCTTCTTGGCCCGATTACTGTTCCTATGGGATTACACTCTGGTGGTGCATGA
- a CDS encoding sulfite exporter TauE/SafE family protein — MIQCISFIGIGFFIGALAGLFGVGGGFLLVPLLNAVFNLPYNVAIGSSLFQMVGTSIACSIRYKGFGHIDYKLAGFVLIGSLIGVELGSQILMWLKELGNMLIHGSLISKMDFWISIVYMILLSIVGISMFLESRKAKGRAPRGGIVDTIFSQKIKEVRIPPMISLPISSIEHISIYFLISLGFGVGILTGLLGIGGAFIMNPALIYLLGVPTSIAIGTCLFQTIFIAGYGSLSHFLKGNVNFELVTCILIGSLIGSQVGTQIHKQLRGAHIRYYFSLVIFLAIAIVLVKFLLNLDYI; from the coding sequence ATGATTCAATGTATCAGTTTTATTGGAATTGGATTTTTTATTGGCGCTTTAGCTGGTTTATTTGGAGTAGGAGGGGGTTTTCTGCTTGTACCTCTTCTCAATGCAGTATTTAATCTTCCTTACAATGTTGCCATAGGAAGCAGTCTTTTCCAGATGGTGGGCACTTCAATAGCATGTAGTATAAGGTATAAGGGTTTTGGCCACATCGATTATAAGCTGGCTGGATTTGTTCTCATTGGTTCACTAATTGGAGTAGAATTGGGCAGTCAAATACTCATGTGGCTGAAAGAATTAGGGAATATGTTAATTCACGGCTCTCTAATTAGCAAAATGGATTTTTGGATAAGTATAGTTTATATGATTCTTCTTTCTATTGTAGGAATATCAATGTTTCTTGAAAGCAGAAAAGCAAAAGGAAGAGCACCCCGGGGAGGAATAGTTGATACAATATTTTCACAGAAAATCAAAGAGGTAAGGATTCCACCCATGATTTCCCTCCCCATTTCAAGTATAGAGCATATCTCAATTTATTTTTTAATATCTTTAGGATTTGGAGTTGGAATACTTACCGGGCTTTTAGGAATAGGAGGAGCGTTTATTATGAATCCTGCTTTAATTTATTTATTAGGAGTACCTACCAGTATAGCCATAGGTACATGTCTTTTTCAAACCATATTTATAGCAGGATATGGAAGTTTAAGCCATTTTTTGAAGGGAAATGTAAATTTTGAATTGGTGACTTGTATTTTGATAGGTTCTTTAATTGGGTCTCAAGTAGGAACACAAATTCATAAACAACTAAGAGGAGCCCATATTAGATATTATTTTTCTCTAGTCATTTTTTTAGCAATAGCTATTGTTCTAGTTAAGTTTCTCTTAAACCTGGATTATATTTAA